One window of Gloeothece citriformis PCC 7424 genomic DNA carries:
- a CDS encoding bifunctional serine/threonine-protein kinase/ABC transporter substrate-binding protein — protein sequence MPKSLLLQNPELCTSRKILWQNKHHILQKPIARDNRMPEPGDIIGNRYKILKFLGKGGFGVTYLAEDTRLEDNYLCVVKHLTNSQAIENFRERTRREATILRELGNNHSQIPAFLDYLEVDNHIYIVQQYIGGTSLKDVFAVNPQWNEQQVKNLLRELLLILQNVHQANIIHRDIKPSNLIRSQKDNKIVLIDFGVAREYNSTTQQNLTNLGTQGYSPPEQWIGSPRFCSDIYSVGIIAIQALTGKDPIKEQWERDDNGVLNWRDQTPVSDRFADIIDKMTAFHFNERYQSVKEVLESLNPHLSPKPQPPLNLNLNWRKLGIGLGLGVMLLGGLALSLPPKNVKTPCPIIESNGVSCGGFIISKNNLSFQKQKAVTAYQKGDYQQALDLFKQARKEQPNEAEILIYINNLELLVNQIPLQTIAVTLPLSDHNHGADAGQEILKGIAQAQQYINQRQDLNPYGLQVIIADDNNNLEKAQKIANKFGKEPKILAVMSNSSREIIQDIIPLYTQHQLNLLSLDSSSDSLRNSSPFFFPITGDVKDPNFQKQAEQLWRGSLTWRTARGYNGILILAHALAQNTSSNFLDSIMITLNPKFKRIQLQKTLKKSPLEVY from the coding sequence TTGCCTAAAAGTCTCTTGCTGCAAAACCCAGAACTCTGTACCTCAAGAAAAATTCTGTGGCAAAATAAACATCATATACTTCAAAAACCGATCGCAAGAGACAACAGGATGCCAGAGCCAGGAGATATAATAGGTAATCGCTATAAAATTCTTAAATTTCTGGGTAAAGGGGGATTTGGGGTTACTTATCTAGCAGAAGATACTCGCCTAGAGGATAATTATCTTTGTGTTGTTAAGCATTTAACCAATTCACAAGCTATTGAAAATTTTAGAGAGCGTACTAGACGAGAAGCCACTATTTTAAGGGAGTTAGGTAATAATCATTCCCAAATCCCTGCCTTTTTGGATTATTTAGAAGTAGATAATCATATTTATATTGTGCAACAGTATATCGGGGGAACATCCCTTAAAGATGTGTTTGCTGTTAATCCTCAATGGAATGAACAACAAGTTAAAAATTTATTACGAGAGCTTTTGTTAATTCTCCAAAATGTCCATCAAGCAAATATCATTCACCGAGATATAAAACCCTCCAATTTAATTCGCTCCCAAAAGGATAATAAGATAGTTTTAATTGATTTTGGGGTGGCCAGAGAATATAATTCTACAACCCAACAAAATTTAACTAATTTAGGAACTCAAGGGTATTCACCCCCAGAACAATGGATAGGTTCTCCCAGATTTTGCAGCGATATCTATTCAGTGGGAATTATTGCTATACAAGCTTTGACCGGCAAAGATCCGATTAAAGAGCAATGGGAGCGAGATGATAACGGTGTATTGAACTGGCGCGATCAAACTCCTGTGAGCGATCGCTTTGCAGATATAATAGATAAAATGACTGCTTTTCATTTTAATGAGCGCTATCAATCCGTTAAGGAAGTTTTAGAGAGTCTCAACCCTCATTTATCCCCAAAACCCCAACCCCCTTTAAACCTTAATTTAAACTGGCGCAAATTAGGGATAGGATTAGGATTAGGAGTGATGTTATTGGGAGGGTTAGCGCTCAGTTTGCCCCCCAAAAATGTTAAAACTCCTTGTCCAATTATTGAATCAAACGGTGTTAGTTGTGGCGGATTTATTATCAGTAAAAATAATTTGTCGTTTCAAAAACAAAAAGCAGTAACCGCTTATCAAAAAGGGGATTATCAACAAGCACTAGACTTATTTAAACAAGCTAGGAAAGAACAACCTAACGAGGCAGAAATTTTAATTTATATTAATAATTTAGAATTATTAGTTAATCAAATTCCGCTCCAGACAATAGCGGTTACATTGCCCCTAAGCGATCATAATCATGGTGCTGATGCTGGTCAAGAAATTCTGAAAGGAATCGCTCAAGCACAACAGTATATTAATCAAAGACAGGATTTAAATCCATATGGATTGCAAGTCATTATTGCCGATGATAATAATAACTTAGAAAAAGCCCAGAAAATTGCTAATAAATTCGGAAAAGAGCCGAAAATTTTAGCGGTCATGAGTAACTCCTCTAGGGAGATTATTCAAGACATTATTCCCCTTTATACTCAACATCAATTAAATTTACTTTCTCTAGATAGCTCATCAGACTCTTTAAGGAATAGTAGCCCTTTTTTCTTTCCAATAACAGGAGACGTGAAAGACCCGAATTTCCAGAAACAAGCAGAACAATTATGGAGAGGATCACTTACTTGGCGAACTGCAAGGGGCTATAATGGAATATTAATTTTAGCTCACGCTCTAGCTCAAAACACCTCCTCTAATTTTCTCGACTCGATTATGATTACATTAAATCCAAAATTCAAACGCATTCAATTACAGAAAACCTTAAAAAAGTCTCCCTTGGAAGTCTATTAA
- a CDS encoding serine/threonine-protein kinase, with product MTPEEFINFINHEFLQIEGKPVDNREEAIIRGSLQGLTYEEMKKNESALKGLNVSYIARFVAHNLWNKLNNIFQKKSILVNGERVRKSNLWDLIERINQQGLILEQPPSLNPLISLSDPMLDKVLLGRYRVIGDLASNEYSKTYLAEDIGFSQSVPCIVKQWQSNSEKMTQRFQREAWALQELGRHDQIPQLLADFEEGGYYYLVHQFIEGKYLSQKLILEQPWSEFQVVDLLKKILEVLAFIHQQNKIHREINPDNLIERDSDGKIVLIGFGSLKQVATGQTITTQNSNRGYIAPEQAVGSPRFCSDVYAVGKIGIQALTGIEPTKFKVDPNTLNTIWREHIQVNSHLGDILDKMICYDFRQRYSTATEALQALESLNLEAFT from the coding sequence ATGACTCCAGAAGAATTCATCAATTTTATCAATCATGAGTTTTTACAAATAGAAGGTAAGCCCGTAGACAATCGAGAAGAGGCAATCATAAGAGGAAGTTTACAGGGCTTAACCTATGAAGAAATGAAAAAAAATGAATCCGCATTAAAAGGATTAAATGTGAGTTATATTGCTCGATTTGTTGCTCATAATTTATGGAATAAATTAAATAATATTTTTCAAAAGAAAAGCATACTTGTAAATGGGGAAAGAGTTCGTAAATCTAATTTATGGGACTTGATAGAAAGAATAAATCAACAAGGATTAATATTAGAGCAACCACCATCATTAAATCCTCTCATTAGCCTATCCGATCCCATGTTAGATAAAGTTTTATTAGGTCGTTATCGAGTGATCGGAGACTTAGCGAGTAACGAGTATAGCAAAACTTATTTAGCGGAGGATATTGGGTTTTCTCAGTCCGTTCCTTGTATTGTCAAACAATGGCAAAGTAATTCTGAAAAGATGACACAACGGTTTCAGAGAGAGGCATGGGCACTACAAGAACTCGGTCGTCACGATCAAATTCCTCAGTTATTAGCTGACTTTGAAGAAGGGGGTTATTATTATTTAGTGCATCAGTTTATTGAGGGAAAATATTTAAGTCAAAAATTAATTTTAGAACAGCCTTGGTCAGAATTTCAAGTTGTCGATCTGTTAAAAAAAATTTTAGAAGTTCTGGCTTTTATCCATCAACAAAACAAAATTCATCGAGAAATTAATCCTGATAATTTAATTGAACGAGACTCAGATGGTAAAATAGTTTTAATTGGCTTTGGGTCACTTAAACAAGTAGCTACGGGTCAAACCATTACCACTCAAAATAGTAATCGAGGATATATCGCCCCAGAACAAGCCGTAGGTTCTCCTCGATTTTGTAGTGATGTGTATGCTGTTGGTAAAATAGGAATTCAAGCGTTAACCGGAATTGAACCCACTAAATTTAAAGTAGATCCCAATACTTTAAATACTATTTGGCGAGAACACATACAAGTTAATTCTCACTTAGGCGATATTTTAGATAAAATGATCTGTTATGATTTCCGACAACGTTATTCAACAGCAACAGAAGCATTACAAGCTTTGGAATCATTGAATTTAGAAGCTTTTACATGA
- a CDS encoding NfeD family protein yields the protein MNKDQWVIIAFTIIAIGVSLGVLFVILVKLKRGKTNINSLVKLNQIVGTIGKVQIPFDQNSKGKVRVKVKGSLIDLVAVTNFPAQFQLGEDVLIIEFKENKVWVVPEDYLRKTKHQESKK from the coding sequence ATGAATAAAGACCAATGGGTAATAATAGCTTTTACCATTATAGCCATCGGAGTTAGTTTAGGGGTTTTATTTGTCATTTTAGTTAAGCTTAAACGAGGTAAAACTAATATTAATAGTTTGGTAAAGCTTAATCAAATTGTGGGAACGATCGGAAAAGTTCAAATTCCTTTTGATCAAAACAGTAAAGGTAAGGTCAGAGTTAAAGTAAAAGGGTCTTTAATAGATTTAGTCGCTGTTACTAATTTCCCCGCTCAATTTCAACTAGGAGAAGATGTTTTAATTATAGAATTTAAAGAAAATAAAGTCTGGGTTGTCCCCGAAGACTATTTAAGAAAAACTAAACATCAGGAGTCTAAAAAATGA
- a CDS encoding flotillin family protein, with protein sequence MSQTSNQTHQTIITQSLPPDYSSSPPENSSLFSGAVLTAFPIALLIFGGILSVWFMKSFLCICKPNEVLILCGRKRKTKDNQDIGYRVIAGGRAIRIPIVETVKRMDVTTTPIRVEIRNAYSKGGIPLNIHAIANVKISSNPDVVGNAIERFLDHDRSEIIRVAKETLEGNLRGVVATLTPEQVNEDRLKFAEKITSEVTQDLIKLGLEIDTLKIQNVSDDVDYLNSLSRERIALIIRDAEIGESDALSEAEQIEAECEEQAEVAKTQDRIIVIEKENELRKIKAKLEQQAKSEEEITIAAAKERQAKVEQKLQEVRAELERLRLQADEVLPAEAQREAETLKARGKAAVFEENAKAAALVNEMLSQVWQETGRDASEIFLIQQLESILEEAVKIPKRLQLKEVNVVDNGDGKSVSTLMKVYPEIVGQFLESVDKTLGIDVVGTLTQPPKD encoded by the coding sequence ATGAGTCAAACATCTAATCAAACCCATCAAACAATAATTACCCAAAGTCTCCCACCAGATTATTCTTCATCACCTCCTGAAAATTCCTCTCTATTTTCAGGGGCAGTCTTGACAGCTTTTCCCATTGCTTTATTAATATTTGGAGGAATATTATCGGTTTGGTTTATGAAATCATTTTTATGTATTTGTAAACCGAATGAAGTTTTGATCTTATGTGGACGAAAACGAAAAACCAAAGATAATCAAGACATTGGATATCGAGTCATTGCTGGAGGAAGGGCGATCCGAATTCCTATTGTCGAAACGGTAAAACGAATGGATGTCACCACAACTCCCATCAGAGTAGAAATTAGAAATGCCTATTCTAAAGGAGGAATCCCTTTAAATATTCATGCGATCGCTAATGTTAAAATCTCTAGTAATCCTGATGTAGTGGGGAATGCAATAGAACGATTTTTAGATCACGATCGATCAGAAATTATCCGAGTTGCTAAAGAAACGTTAGAAGGAAATTTACGAGGAGTTGTAGCCACATTAACCCCAGAACAAGTCAACGAAGATAGACTTAAATTTGCTGAAAAAATTACCTCAGAAGTGACCCAAGATTTAATCAAATTGGGGTTAGAAATTGACACTTTAAAAATTCAAAATGTATCTGATGATGTGGATTATCTCAACTCTTTAAGTCGAGAAAGAATAGCCCTAATTATTCGAGATGCAGAAATTGGCGAATCTGATGCCCTCAGTGAAGCTGAACAAATAGAAGCGGAATGTGAAGAACAGGCAGAAGTCGCCAAAACTCAGGATAGAATTATCGTGATTGAAAAAGAAAATGAACTGAGAAAAATTAAAGCAAAACTCGAACAACAAGCTAAATCAGAAGAAGAAATAACCATTGCTGCCGCTAAAGAAAGACAAGCAAAAGTCGAACAAAAATTACAAGAAGTGAGGGCAGAATTAGAACGGTTACGGTTACAAGCGGATGAAGTTTTACCCGCCGAAGCACAACGGGAAGCAGAAACTTTAAAAGCGAGAGGAAAAGCGGCGGTGTTTGAAGAAAATGCCAAAGCTGCTGCTTTAGTGAATGAAATGTTATCCCAAGTTTGGCAAGAAACTGGACGGGATGCCTCAGAAATATTCCTCATTCAACAATTAGAAAGTATTTTAGAAGAAGCGGTTAAAATTCCTAAGCGCCTTCAGCTAAAAGAAGTTAATGTTGTTGATAACGGCGATGGAAAATCTGTCTCAACCTTAATGAAGGTTTATCCCGAAATAGTCGGACAGTTTTTAGAAAGTGTCGATAAAACTCTAGGGATTGATGTCGTCGGAACATTAACTCAACCCCCTAAAGACTAA